One Mucilaginibacter ginkgonis genomic region harbors:
- a CDS encoding DUF3253 domain-containing protein — translation MRNQDQISNTIVSMATERGVDKTICPSDVVRALFYKDWRRYMPEVRAAAIELQHAGKVVITQKGEMIDTDHIKGPIRIRIVK, via the coding sequence ATGCGTAATCAGGATCAAATTAGCAACACAATAGTGAGCATGGCTACCGAGCGCGGCGTTGACAAGACGATATGCCCCAGTGATGTAGTCCGAGCGTTGTTCTATAAAGATTGGCGAAGGTATATGCCGGAAGTGCGGGCCGCTGCAATTGAGCTACAGCATGCCGGAAAAGTTGTAATTACCCAGAAAGGCGAGATGATCGATACAGACCATATCAAAGGGCCGATACGGATCAGAATTGTAAAGTAG
- a CDS encoding pyridoxal phosphate-dependent aminotransferase, whose translation MPKISHKGEHMPASPIRKLTPFADAAKKQGKRVYHLNIGQPDIETPQGMLDAIHNSTFKVWAYTASEGTLSYREKLTGYYNKLRYGITPQDIIVTTGGSEAITIAMMTCLNPGDEVIIPEPFYANYNGFACQSDIVVKPILSYIDNGFALPPISEFEKLITEKTKAIIICNPNNPTGYLYSREELEALKELVIKHDLYLFSDEAYREFCYDGREFISPMHLSGIDNNVIVMDTVSKRYSACGARLGCLITKNKEVLKTALKFAQARLSPGMLEQIAGEAAVDTPDSYFEAVNKEYTQRRDILVNSLNAMDGVFCPNPGGAFYVVAQLPIDNADKFCQWMLEEFSHDNRTVMMAPATGFYSTAGSGSNEVRMAYVLNTTDLQAAMVCLEEALKVYPGRVN comes from the coding sequence ATGCCAAAAATTTCGCACAAAGGCGAGCATATGCCAGCCTCGCCCATACGTAAACTCACCCCATTTGCAGACGCCGCCAAGAAACAAGGGAAGAGGGTCTACCACTTAAACATTGGTCAGCCTGATATCGAAACGCCGCAAGGTATGCTGGATGCTATTCATAACAGCACATTTAAAGTTTGGGCTTACACAGCATCTGAGGGCACATTAAGTTATCGCGAAAAACTGACAGGTTATTATAACAAGTTACGCTACGGCATTACTCCGCAAGATATTATTGTAACTACAGGCGGATCTGAAGCCATCACCATAGCAATGATGACCTGCCTTAATCCCGGTGATGAAGTAATAATTCCGGAACCATTTTATGCTAACTATAACGGTTTTGCCTGCCAGAGCGACATAGTGGTAAAACCTATACTATCATATATTGACAATGGTTTTGCGTTGCCACCTATAAGCGAATTTGAAAAACTGATCACCGAGAAAACCAAGGCGATCATTATTTGCAACCCGAATAATCCTACAGGATATTTATATTCAAGAGAAGAACTGGAAGCTTTAAAAGAGTTGGTGATAAAGCACGACCTCTATCTTTTCTCTGACGAAGCTTACCGCGAGTTTTGCTACGACGGGCGTGAGTTTATCTCACCTATGCATTTAAGCGGAATTGATAACAACGTTATTGTGATGGACACGGTAAGTAAGCGGTATAGTGCCTGCGGTGCAAGGCTTGGCTGTCTCATTACCAAAAACAAAGAAGTTTTAAAAACAGCTTTAAAATTCGCACAGGCCAGGTTAAGTCCGGGTATGCTTGAGCAAATTGCAGGCGAAGCAGCGGTGGATACGCCCGACAGTTACTTTGAAGCCGTGAACAAAGAATACACACAACGCCGCGATATACTGGTAAACTCGCTTAACGCAATGGACGGCGTGTTTTGCCCAAACCCGGGTGGAGCATTCTATGTGGTAGCTCAATTACCGATAGACAATGCCGACAAGTTTTGCCAGTGGATGCTGGAGGAGTTTAGTCACGATAATCGAACCGTGATGATGGCGCCTGCAACAGGTTTCTACAGTACGGCAGGCAGCGGCAGTAACGAAGTGAGAATGGCATACGTTTTGAATACTACCGACCTGCAAGCCGCGATGGTTTGCCTTGAAGAAGCCCTTAAGGTTTACCCGGGACGAGTTAACTAG
- a CDS encoding DUF1573 domain-containing protein, with protein sequence MKKLMILCAVLVGFAFKASAQTDSKPAFKFNEEKHDFGKVPQGKPVTTVFTYTNVGEEPLILTEVKPTCGCTIADYTKTPVKKGGEGKITITYNAAVVAPFNKTIIVTSNAATPQKYLNIVGEVVAAPATSSR encoded by the coding sequence ATGAAAAAGTTAATGATCTTATGCGCTGTGTTAGTAGGTTTTGCCTTCAAAGCGTCTGCACAAACCGATAGCAAACCGGCATTCAAATTTAACGAAGAAAAGCACGACTTTGGCAAAGTGCCTCAGGGCAAACCCGTTACAACTGTTTTTACTTACACAAACGTTGGTGAAGAGCCATTGATCCTGACAGAGGTTAAACCAACTTGCGGTTGCACCATTGCTGATTACACCAAAACTCCGGTTAAAAAAGGTGGCGAAGGTAAAATTACGATCACTTACAACGCTGCTGTAGTAGCTCCGTTCAACAAAACGATCATTGTAACCTCAAACGCGGCTACGCCTCAAAAATATCTTAACATTGTTGGCGAAGTTGTTGCTGCGCCGGCTACCAGTTCAAGATAG